From the genome of Bacteroides sp. MSB163, one region includes:
- a CDS encoding aromatic amino acid ammonia-lyase yields the protein MIVGKYINLGTLQKLLFDDEKVIISDECIQEVDKSFRFLKDFSSDKIIYGINTGFGPMAQYRIEDKSLTELQYNIIRSHSTGAGKPLPPLYVKAAMIARLFTFLQGKSGIHTELVELLVKFINLDIFPYIPEHGSVGASGDLVQLAHIALTLIGEGEVFYQGQLQPTARVLEKNHLKPFSIHIREGLSVTNGTSVMTGIGIVNLIYARQLLNWSVCASVMMNEIAASYDDFVSQPLNDAKLHKGQQKIAEMMRVWMSDSKCTLKRENELYGQKHEEKIFEHKVQPYYSLRCTPQILGPVYDTLINTEEVLINEINSACDNPIVDPETQNVYHGGNFHGDYISFEMDKLKITITKLTMLSERQLNYLFHDRINGILPPFVNLGVLGLNYGLQASQFTATSTTAECQTLSNPMYIHSIPNNNDNQDIVSMGTNSALIAKTVIENSFQVMSILFMGIVQAVDYLKIQEKLSTESRCVYNEIRAFFPVFTQDTPKYKEIEAMSEYLKNKKFNL from the coding sequence ATGATAGTCGGCAAATATATAAATTTGGGAACGCTCCAGAAGCTACTGTTTGATGATGAAAAAGTAATTATTTCCGATGAATGTATTCAAGAAGTAGATAAGAGTTTTCGTTTCTTGAAGGATTTCTCCAGTGATAAAATTATTTACGGAATTAATACAGGGTTCGGTCCTATGGCTCAATATAGGATTGAAGATAAATCATTAACGGAATTACAATACAACATCATCAGGAGCCACTCTACCGGAGCGGGAAAACCATTGCCTCCTCTTTATGTGAAAGCAGCAATGATTGCCAGATTATTCACTTTTCTTCAAGGGAAATCAGGTATACATACAGAGCTGGTCGAACTACTCGTCAAGTTCATTAACCTGGATATTTTTCCGTATATACCGGAGCATGGCAGTGTAGGTGCCAGTGGCGATTTAGTGCAATTGGCGCATATAGCGTTGACGCTGATCGGCGAAGGAGAAGTGTTCTATCAAGGGCAGCTACAACCTACTGCCCGGGTACTTGAAAAGAATCATCTCAAACCTTTCTCCATACATATCCGTGAGGGGCTTTCAGTAACAAACGGCACTTCTGTTATGACAGGTATTGGCATTGTTAACTTGATTTATGCCCGCCAATTGCTCAACTGGTCCGTATGCGCCTCGGTAATGATGAATGAAATTGCCGCATCGTATGATGATTTTGTTTCCCAACCACTAAATGATGCCAAACTTCATAAAGGGCAGCAAAAGATAGCTGAAATGATGAGAGTCTGGATGTCCGACAGTAAATGTACTCTTAAAAGAGAGAATGAATTGTACGGACAGAAACATGAAGAAAAGATTTTTGAACATAAAGTGCAGCCTTATTACTCGTTAAGATGTACTCCACAGATATTGGGACCGGTTTATGACACTCTTATAAATACAGAAGAAGTATTGATAAACGAAATCAACTCAGCTTGCGACAATCCGATTGTTGATCCGGAAACCCAAAATGTATATCATGGCGGAAACTTTCATGGTGATTACATCTCTTTTGAGATGGATAAACTGAAAATAACCATAACGAAACTGACAATGCTAAGTGAACGCCAGTTGAATTATCTGTTCCATGATCGCATCAACGGAATACTTCCTCCATTTGTCAATCTGGGAGTATTAGGATTGAATTATGGGTTACAAGCCTCACAATTTACAGCTACTTCCACAACAGCCGAGTGTCAGACACTATCTAATCCCATGTATATACACAGTATCCCAAACAACAATGATAATCAGGACATTGTAAGCATGGGAACTAATTCTGCGTTAATAGCCAAAACAGTCATAGAGAATTCTTTCCAGGTTATGAGCATCCTATTTATGGGTATCGTACAGGCTGTAGATTACTTAAAGATACAGGAAAAGCTCAGTACGGAATCGCGTTGCGTATACAATGAGATCCGGGCATTTTTCCCTGTATTTACCCAGGACACTCCCAAGTACAAGGAAATAGAGGCTATGAGTGAATACTTGAAAAATAAGAAATTCAATTTATAA
- a CDS encoding bactofilin family protein, which yields MFNSKKGIDDKVSNKLTTLSSQSLIKGDCSIDGDMRIDGTVEGNIRCTGKIVIGPEGKIHGNLSCTHACLHGTIIGDAYVKEELTLKANCVMQGNIYTTKLEIESQAKFNGSCNTNDTSHEIKLLEAVTE from the coding sequence ATGTTTAACTCAAAAAAAGGAATAGATGACAAGGTAAGCAATAAATTAACCACGCTTTCCAGTCAAAGTTTAATTAAAGGTGATTGTTCCATCGATGGAGATATGCGTATCGACGGAACTGTAGAAGGAAATATCCGGTGTACCGGAAAAATAGTCATCGGTCCGGAAGGAAAAATACACGGCAACCTGTCTTGTACACACGCTTGCCTTCACGGAACTATCATCGGTGATGCATACGTAAAGGAAGAACTCACCCTGAAAGCCAACTGTGTGATGCAGGGCAATATCTATACCACCAAATTGGAAATAGAATCACAGGCTAAATTCAATGGAAGCTGTAATACGAATGATACCAGTCATGAGATAAAATTGTTGGAAGCTGTTACTGAATAA
- a CDS encoding RelA/SpoT family protein, with amino-acid sequence MEENVGQKDKEKVEEEMIEQAFQQLLNDYLATKHRKRIEIITKAFNFANQAHKGIKRRSGEPYIMHPLAVAQIVCNEIGLGSTSICAALLHDVVEDTDYTVEDIENIFGPKIAQIVDGLTKISGGIFGDRASAQAENFKKLLLTMSDDIRVILIKIADRLHNMRTLGSMLPNKQFKIAGETLYIYAPLANRLGLYKIKTELENLSFKYEHPEEYQEIEEKLAATATERDKVFNDFTAPIRAQLDKMGLKFRILARVKSIYSIWNKMQTKHVPFEEIYDLLAVRIIFEPRNADEELNDCFDIYVSISKIYKPHPDRLRDWVSHPKANGYQALHVTLMGNNGQWIEVQIRSERMNDVAEQGFAAHWKYKDGGGSEDEGELDKWLRTIKEILDDPQPDAIDFLDTIKLNLFASEIFVFTPKGEIKTMPQNSTALDFAFSLHTDIGSHCIGAKVNHKLVPLSHKLQSGDQVEVLTSKSQRVQPEWEVFATTARARAKIAAILRKEQRNSQKEGETLLNEFFKKEELRLDDLLIDKLVKAHNMKNRDEFLIAIGNKKIVLGDLDKNALKEKQGTNWKKFLTFSFGGNKDNKEPIEEKPLQEKEKINTKQILKLTEENIQKNYIMAECCHPIPGDDVLGYMDENDRIIIHKRQCPVAARLKSSYGNRILATEWDTHKELSFLVNIYIKGIDAMGLLNEVTQVISRQLNVNIRKLSIETTDGIFEGNIQLYVHDVDDVKTICNNLKQIQNIKQVTRVEG; translated from the coding sequence ATGGAAGAGAATGTGGGCCAGAAAGATAAAGAAAAAGTCGAAGAAGAAATGATTGAACAGGCTTTCCAGCAACTGTTAAACGACTACTTGGCAACCAAACACCGCAAGCGTATTGAAATCATAACAAAGGCATTCAACTTTGCCAATCAGGCGCATAAGGGCATCAAACGCCGTTCGGGCGAACCCTACATTATGCATCCCCTCGCCGTGGCACAAATTGTATGCAACGAAATAGGTCTTGGTTCTACATCCATTTGTGCCGCCTTGCTGCACGATGTGGTAGAAGATACGGACTATACCGTAGAAGACATAGAAAACATATTCGGTCCGAAGATCGCCCAGATTGTAGACGGGCTGACCAAAATATCCGGTGGTATTTTCGGTGACCGCGCTTCGGCACAGGCAGAGAACTTCAAGAAATTGCTGCTGACAATGTCCGATGATATACGCGTAATCCTGATCAAGATAGCCGACCGGCTGCACAATATGCGCACGTTAGGTTCGATGCTTCCCAACAAGCAATTCAAAATTGCAGGCGAGACATTGTATATCTATGCTCCCCTCGCCAATCGCCTGGGACTGTACAAGATAAAGACAGAGCTGGAGAATCTGAGTTTCAAGTACGAACATCCCGAAGAGTATCAGGAAATCGAAGAAAAGCTGGCAGCCACAGCAACCGAACGTGATAAAGTATTCAATGACTTCACTGCTCCGATACGTGCCCAGCTGGACAAAATGGGGCTGAAATTCCGTATTCTCGCGCGTGTTAAATCCATCTATTCCATCTGGAACAAGATGCAGACCAAGCATGTACCGTTTGAAGAAATCTATGACTTACTTGCCGTACGTATTATCTTTGAACCACGAAATGCGGACGAAGAACTGAACGATTGTTTTGATATCTATGTCTCCATCTCTAAAATATACAAACCCCACCCCGACCGTCTGCGCGACTGGGTGAGTCATCCCAAAGCCAACGGTTACCAAGCCTTGCACGTCACCCTTATGGGAAACAACGGGCAATGGATTGAAGTACAAATCCGCAGTGAACGGATGAATGACGTAGCCGAACAAGGTTTCGCCGCCCATTGGAAATATAAAGATGGCGGAGGCAGCGAAGATGAAGGCGAATTGGATAAATGGCTACGCACCATCAAAGAAATACTTGATGACCCGCAACCGGATGCCATTGACTTCCTCGATACCATCAAGCTGAACTTGTTTGCATCGGAAATATTTGTGTTTACTCCCAAAGGCGAAATCAAGACTATGCCGCAGAACTCTACGGCACTGGATTTTGCATTCTCCCTGCACACTGACATCGGTAGCCACTGTATCGGCGCAAAAGTAAACCATAAGCTTGTCCCTCTGAGCCACAAGCTTCAAAGTGGTGACCAGGTGGAAGTTCTGACTTCCAAATCACAACGCGTACAGCCGGAATGGGAAGTATTTGCCACTACTGCCCGCGCCCGTGCCAAAATAGCCGCCATCCTGCGCAAAGAGCAAAGGAACAGCCAGAAAGAAGGCGAAACCCTTCTGAACGAATTCTTCAAAAAAGAAGAGCTGCGATTGGACGACCTGTTGATAGACAAGTTGGTAAAAGCCCATAATATGAAGAACCGGGACGAGTTTCTGATAGCTATCGGCAATAAAAAGATCGTATTGGGCGACCTGGATAAAAATGCCCTGAAAGAGAAACAAGGAACCAACTGGAAGAAGTTTCTCACCTTCTCGTTCGGCGGTAACAAGGACAACAAAGAACCGATTGAAGAAAAACCACTGCAAGAAAAGGAGAAAATCAATACGAAGCAAATCCTGAAACTGACGGAAGAGAATATCCAGAAGAATTATATCATGGCAGAATGTTGCCATCCCATTCCGGGGGACGATGTACTGGGATATATGGACGAAAACGACCGTATCATTATCCACAAACGCCAGTGTCCCGTCGCCGCACGTTTGAAGAGCAGTTACGGAAACCGTATTCTGGCTACAGAGTGGGATACCCATAAGGAACTCTCCTTCCTGGTGAATATATATATAAAAGGTATAGATGCCATGGGATTGCTAAACGAAGTAACGCAGGTTATTTCCCGTCAGCTGAATGTAAATATCCGTAAGTTGTCCATCGAAACAACAGACGGTATTTTTGAAGGAAACATCCAATTGTACGTGCATGATGTGGATGATGTGAAAACCATCTGCAATAATCTGAAACAGATACAAAACATTAAGCAAGTAACCCGCGTAGAAGGATAA
- a CDS encoding lytic transglycosylase domain-containing protein — MKNKSVNMKKLIATPFLFCLSLFTFQVQAQESVDILIHDNGTERKESIELPPSMTYPLDSLLNDWKAKNYIDLGKDCSTSTENPFFSDSVYIDRLSRIPAVMEMPYNEIVRKFIDMYTGRLRNNVSFMLSACNFYMPIFEEALDTYGLPLELRYLPIIESALNPSARSRAGACGLWQFMLATGKMYGLESNSLVDERCDPIKATWAAARYLKDLYAIYQDWNLVIAAYNCGPGTINKAIRRAGGKTDYWEIYNFLPKETRGYVPAFIAANYVMTYYCKHNICPMETNIPDATDTVQVTKNLHFEQLADICSVSMEEIKSLNPQYKKNIIPGESKAQTLRLPMNYISTFIDSQDTIYAHRSNELFKNRRTVAIPETRSTARRATTGNGKLTYHKIRSGETLGGIAGRYGVTVKQLQSWNGLRNTNISAGKQLKIYK, encoded by the coding sequence ATGAAGAATAAATCTGTAAATATGAAGAAGCTTATTGCCACTCCGTTCCTGTTTTGTCTGTCACTCTTCACCTTCCAGGTGCAAGCGCAAGAAAGCGTGGATATACTCATCCACGACAACGGAACGGAAAGAAAGGAAAGCATCGAACTTCCTCCAAGTATGACCTATCCGCTGGACAGCCTGCTCAACGACTGGAAAGCCAAGAATTATATTGATTTAGGCAAAGATTGCAGTACCTCTACCGAGAATCCGTTTTTCAGTGATTCCGTCTATATCGACCGTCTCAGCCGTATCCCTGCCGTGATGGAAATGCCATACAATGAAATTGTACGTAAATTCATAGATATGTACACAGGACGTTTACGCAATAACGTATCGTTCATGTTGAGTGCCTGCAATTTCTACATGCCTATCTTTGAAGAAGCACTCGACACCTACGGACTGCCGCTCGAACTCAGATATCTGCCCATTATCGAATCGGCCCTTAATCCTTCCGCCCGCTCTCGTGCAGGAGCTTGCGGACTGTGGCAGTTCATGCTGGCTACCGGAAAAATGTATGGTCTGGAAAGCAACAGTCTTGTTGACGAACGCTGCGACCCAATCAAGGCTACTTGGGCTGCAGCCCGCTATCTGAAGGATCTGTATGCCATTTACCAAGACTGGAATCTGGTGATTGCCGCCTATAATTGCGGTCCGGGCACCATCAACAAGGCCATCCGCCGTGCCGGAGGGAAAACGGATTATTGGGAAATCTATAACTTCCTGCCAAAAGAAACCCGTGGATATGTGCCCGCGTTTATCGCCGCCAACTATGTGATGACCTACTACTGTAAGCACAACATCTGCCCCATGGAAACCAACATTCCCGATGCGACAGATACAGTACAGGTAACAAAAAACTTACATTTCGAACAGCTTGCCGATATCTGTAGCGTAAGCATGGAAGAAATCAAAAGTCTTAATCCCCAGTATAAAAAGAATATAATTCCCGGTGAGAGCAAGGCGCAAACCCTCCGCCTGCCGATGAATTACATCAGCACATTTATCGACAGCCAGGACACCATCTACGCCCACCGTTCTAATGAATTATTCAAAAACCGCCGTACTGTAGCCATCCCTGAAACCCGTTCTACAGCAAGACGCGCTACAACCGGCAACGGGAAGCTGACTTACCACAAGATACGGAGTGGCGAAACACTGGGTGGCATCGCAGGTCGCTATGGCGTCACCGTCAAACAACTTCAGAGTTGGAATGGATTGCGCAATACCAACATTTCTGCCGGAAAGCAATTGAAGATATATAAATAA
- a CDS encoding DUF5683 domain-containing protein gives MTKGTKTYQWCIALLLCLVQTAGIAMYGQDRPRAAAKRQQKELADTLRKIPQMVPDSLDALSDPILQRVSTADSLAVADSIAAENKKRLLEMTSAPAPQVPDTPADSLNKELNKKVFIPNPTKATWLALVIPGGGQIYNRKYWKLPIIYGGFAGCAYALTWNGKMYKDYMQAYKDASKGNWDASSINDLLPPGYIDRVSQTQIVETLRKRKDTYRRYRDLSIFAFIGVYLISVIDAYVDAELSNFDITPDLSMRIEPAVINNQYSTGASNKSVGLQCSFRF, from the coding sequence ATGACGAAAGGAACTAAAACATATCAATGGTGTATCGCCCTGCTGCTTTGCCTCGTGCAGACGGCAGGGATTGCTATGTATGGGCAGGACCGTCCGCGTGCCGCTGCCAAACGACAGCAAAAAGAGCTTGCGGACACATTGCGGAAGATACCGCAAATGGTACCGGATAGCCTGGATGCACTAAGCGATCCTATTCTGCAACGGGTTTCAACCGCTGATAGCCTCGCAGTAGCCGACAGCATTGCTGCCGAAAACAAAAAGCGTTTATTGGAGATGACCTCCGCCCCTGCCCCGCAAGTGCCCGATACACCGGCGGACAGTCTGAACAAGGAACTCAATAAAAAAGTTTTTATTCCCAATCCAACCAAAGCGACATGGCTCGCCCTGGTAATTCCGGGTGGAGGACAAATCTATAACCGAAAATACTGGAAACTACCTATTATATATGGAGGCTTTGCCGGATGCGCGTATGCGCTGACCTGGAACGGGAAAATGTATAAAGACTACATGCAGGCGTACAAGGACGCTTCCAAAGGCAACTGGGATGCCAGCAGTATCAACGACCTGCTCCCTCCGGGATATATCGACAGGGTTTCACAGACACAAATAGTGGAGACCCTCCGGAAGCGAAAGGATACATACCGTCGATATCGCGACCTGAGTATCTTCGCTTTTATCGGCGTTTATCTGATATCGGTTATCGATGCGTATGTAGATGCGGAATTATCTAATTTCGATATAACGCCCGACCTTAGTATGAGAATAGAACCGGCTGTTATCAACAACCAATATAGCACCGGTGCCTCCAATAAATCCGTCGGACTGCAATGCAGTTTCCGTTTTTAA
- a CDS encoding ParB/RepB/Spo0J family partition protein — protein MAQKRNALGRGLDALLSMDEVQTEGSSSINEIELSKIVVNPNQPRHEFDETALQELADSISEIGIIQPITLRKLSDDEYQIIAGERRFRASQLAGLTSIPAYIRTADDENVMEMALIENIQREDLNSVEIALAYQHLLEQYGLTQERLSERVGKKRTTIANYLRLLKLPAPIQMAIQNKQIDMGHARALVTLADPKLQVKIFEEIIEHGYSVRKVEEIVKSLSEGETVKSGGRKIAPKRAKLPEEFNMLKQQLSGFFSTKVQLTCSEKGKGKISIPFNNEEDLERIIGILDTLKK, from the coding sequence ATGGCACAAAAAAGAAATGCATTAGGACGCGGACTTGACGCTCTGCTCTCAATGGACGAAGTGCAGACCGAAGGCTCTTCTTCCATCAACGAAATAGAGTTGTCGAAGATTGTCGTCAACCCGAATCAGCCACGTCATGAATTTGACGAAACGGCACTTCAGGAACTTGCCGACTCAATCTCTGAAATAGGTATCATTCAGCCTATCACCTTGCGTAAGCTTTCGGACGATGAATATCAGATCATTGCCGGAGAACGCCGCTTCCGCGCCTCGCAACTTGCCGGACTGACAAGCATCCCCGCCTATATCCGCACCGCCGACGACGAAAACGTCATGGAAATGGCGCTTATCGAGAACATACAGCGCGAAGACCTGAATTCTGTGGAAATCGCCCTTGCCTACCAGCACCTGCTGGAACAATACGGCCTGACACAGGAACGCCTCAGCGAACGTGTAGGTAAAAAGCGCACTACCATCGCAAACTACCTGCGCCTGTTGAAACTGCCTGCACCCATTCAGATGGCCATACAGAACAAGCAGATTGACATGGGGCATGCCCGTGCGCTCGTAACCTTGGCCGATCCGAAGCTGCAAGTGAAGATATTTGAAGAAATCATCGAGCACGGATACTCCGTACGCAAAGTGGAAGAAATAGTAAAATCCCTGAGCGAAGGCGAAACCGTAAAAAGCGGCGGACGCAAAATAGCTCCCAAACGAGCCAAACTGCCCGAAGAATTCAATATGCTGAAACAACAGTTATCAGGCTTCTTCAGCACCAAAGTGCAGCTGACCTGTTCGGAGAAAGGAAAAGGTAAAATCAGTATCCCGTTCAATAACGAAGAGGACTTAGAACGTATTATCGGCATACTCGATACTCTAAAAAAATAA
- a CDS encoding ParA family protein, with protein MGKIIALANQKGGVGKTTTTINLAASLATLEKKVLVVDADPQANASSGLGVDIKQSECTIYECIIDRADVREAIHDTEIDTLKVISSHINLVGAEIEMLNLKNREKILKEVLAPLKEEFDYILIDCSPSLGLITINALTAADSVIIPVQAEYFALEGISKLLNTIKIIKSKLNPALEIEGFLLTMYDSRLRQANQIYDEVKRHFQELVFKTVVQRNVKLSEAPSYGLPTILYDADSTGAKNHMALAKELISRNN; from the coding sequence ATGGGAAAAATTATTGCTTTGGCAAATCAAAAAGGTGGTGTAGGAAAAACAACGACTACGATTAACCTCGCAGCCTCACTCGCCACCCTGGAAAAGAAAGTGCTCGTTGTGGACGCAGACCCGCAGGCAAACGCCTCTTCCGGTTTGGGTGTCGACATCAAGCAGTCGGAATGCACTATTTACGAATGCATTATCGACCGGGCTGATGTTCGCGAAGCTATCCATGACACCGAGATTGATACACTGAAAGTGATATCCTCACACATAAACTTGGTGGGCGCCGAGATAGAGATGCTCAATCTGAAAAACAGGGAAAAGATATTGAAAGAAGTACTTGCCCCGCTGAAGGAAGAGTTTGATTATATCTTGATAGACTGCTCGCCCTCACTGGGACTGATTACCATCAACGCACTGACCGCAGCCGACTCTGTGATTATCCCCGTACAAGCGGAATACTTCGCATTGGAAGGCATCAGTAAGTTGCTGAATACAATTAAAATCATCAAGTCGAAACTGAACCCGGCACTCGAAATCGAAGGATTCCTGCTGACCATGTACGACTCACGCCTGCGCCAGGCCAACCAGATTTACGACGAAGTGAAACGCCACTTCCAGGAACTGGTGTTCAAAACCGTGGTGCAACGCAACGTCAAACTGAGTGAAGCTCCCAGCTATGGTCTTCCTACCATCTTGTATGATGCAGACTCCACAGGAGCCAAAAATCACATGGCACTTGCCAAAGAACTGATTAGTCGTAACAATTAA
- a CDS encoding HU family DNA-binding protein yields MGMIYLVRKKLFRSKEGMKQLYYAVQRTLQPRGGVTTEKLAQRMARRKGMGEGDVQSVLVDLPKYIEEALREGESVTIRGLGSFNLAITSEGFEHPDDVMPGKVRVSRIYFKPDRTLVGRLRQDMDFFRYPLSKYFPHEMLRPETLERERVQTKNKPEDEAKDIDTVTG; encoded by the coding sequence ATGGGAATGATTTATTTAGTAAGGAAGAAACTCTTCCGCTCCAAGGAAGGAATGAAACAACTATACTACGCTGTGCAACGTACCCTGCAACCACGCGGCGGAGTAACTACCGAAAAGCTGGCGCAACGCATGGCACGCCGCAAAGGCATGGGCGAAGGAGACGTGCAAAGCGTACTGGTGGACCTGCCCAAATACATAGAGGAAGCGCTCAGAGAGGGCGAGTCCGTCACCATCAGAGGACTCGGCTCTTTCAACCTCGCCATAACGAGCGAAGGCTTCGAACATCCCGATGACGTGATGCCGGGCAAGGTGCGGGTTTCACGCATCTACTTCAAACCGGATCGCACGTTGGTGGGAAGGCTACGCCAGGACATGGATTTCTTCCGTTACCCGCTGAGCAAGTACTTCCCCCACGAAATGCTACGTCCCGAAACGCTGGAACGCGAACGGGTACAGACCAAAAATAAGCCGGAAGACGAAGCAAAGGATATTGATACGGTAACAGGCTGA
- a CDS encoding ATP-binding protein: MDQELIKQIIGENQEFVQNVKLLQRPFKFEDNGNYVFLGIRRAGKSYLMFQRIHELMKRGVDIEEILYLNFEDERFIGLKSEDLDEIKRVYEETFSFRPIFFLDEIQIVPGWEKFVRRLADKNYRVFVTGSNAKMLSSEIATTLGGRFLIQNVYPFSFREFLNFEGFELKSNWLYTPGIRNGVVRSFDTYFYNGGFPELLSFEDKRSWLSGLYQKIFFGDLVARYSLRNSDSMRLLVKKLAESVMQPSSYNRLKNIVSSAGESVGVRTIIDYVGYLQETWLIFSLENYAARFAERESNRKYYFIDNGILNLFIFRPETLLLENLVAITLHRQFGEKVYFYNQHIEVDFYIPEESWLIQVSYNISDVQTFEREVNGIVKAAKFLNAERLQIVTRNDERVIEKDGLSIEVLPIWKWLIQIGKSRNVNTF; encoded by the coding sequence ATGGATCAAGAACTGATAAAACAGATTATAGGTGAAAATCAGGAGTTTGTTCAGAATGTGAAGTTGCTGCAACGTCCTTTCAAGTTTGAAGACAACGGGAACTATGTCTTTTTAGGCATTCGCCGTGCCGGAAAGTCTTATCTTATGTTTCAACGGATTCATGAGCTGATGAAAAGGGGAGTTGATATAGAAGAAATTCTCTATCTTAATTTTGAAGACGAACGTTTCATAGGACTGAAGTCGGAAGATTTGGATGAGATAAAGCGGGTGTATGAAGAAACATTTTCTTTTCGTCCAATTTTCTTTCTGGATGAGATACAGATTGTGCCAGGCTGGGAAAAATTTGTTCGTCGACTGGCAGATAAGAACTATCGGGTATTTGTTACGGGAAGCAATGCTAAAATGCTGAGTTCTGAGATTGCTACGACCTTAGGCGGGCGTTTCCTGATACAGAATGTATATCCATTCTCCTTTAGGGAATTTTTAAATTTCGAAGGATTTGAATTGAAATCAAATTGGCTTTATACACCGGGTATTAGAAATGGGGTGGTGCGTAGTTTTGATACTTATTTCTATAATGGCGGTTTTCCGGAACTACTTTCTTTTGAAGACAAGCGTTCATGGTTGAGCGGATTGTATCAGAAGATATTTTTCGGCGATTTAGTTGCCCGTTATTCTTTGCGTAATTCGGATTCAATGCGGTTGTTGGTGAAAAAATTGGCGGAGAGTGTGATGCAACCTTCTTCTTATAATCGTTTGAAGAATATAGTTTCTTCAGCGGGAGAAAGTGTGGGGGTGCGTACCATTATTGATTATGTGGGCTATCTGCAAGAGACTTGGCTTATATTCAGTTTGGAAAACTATGCTGCGAGGTTCGCAGAGCGTGAGAGTAACCGTAAATATTACTTTATTGATAATGGAATCTTGAATTTGTTTATTTTCCGGCCGGAAACTTTATTGTTGGAGAATCTTGTTGCGATAACCTTGCATCGTCAGTTTGGAGAAAAGGTTTATTTCTACAATCAACATATAGAAGTTGACTTTTATATACCGGAGGAAAGTTGGTTGATTCAGGTTTCATATAATATTTCGGATGTGCAGACTTTTGAGCGTGAAGTCAATGGAATTGTGAAGGCGGCTAAGTTCCTGAATGCGGAAAGACTTCAGATTGTGACTCGTAATGATGAACGGGTAATAGAAAAGGATGGGCTTTCAATAGAGGTGTTGCCTATCTGGAAATGGCTTATTCAGATTGGTAAAAGCCGGAACGTTAACACATTTTAA
- a CDS encoding outer membrane beta-barrel protein has product MRVLLLFVSVVCAVSASAQNDGKKNQWAMEVGIGGNGATTVNLGFRWQRNLHPYVAWDVLALNVVAPTEELSEMLMPQLMTGVRLLSPELSGMKVYVTGRAGYGGIMSGNADARGQGLAFEIGAGINITKHLYAGYAYNHQDLGTSEVKVNKQTISVDRKLKYHSFRIGWIF; this is encoded by the coding sequence ATGAGAGTATTATTGCTTTTTGTATCGGTTGTTTGTGCTGTGTCTGCCAGCGCTCAAAACGATGGAAAAAAGAACCAGTGGGCCATGGAAGTCGGTATTGGTGGTAATGGAGCAACTACCGTAAATTTGGGGTTCCGGTGGCAACGCAATCTCCATCCTTATGTGGCCTGGGATGTGCTTGCTCTGAATGTCGTTGCTCCTACGGAGGAATTGTCTGAAATGCTCATGCCTCAACTTATGACTGGCGTACGTCTGCTTTCTCCGGAACTATCGGGGATGAAAGTTTATGTGACGGGACGCGCCGGATACGGTGGCATCATGTCGGGTAATGCAGATGCCCGCGGACAGGGGCTGGCTTTTGAAATAGGAGCAGGTATCAATATCACCAAACACTTGTATGCAGGCTATGCCTACAATCATCAGGACTTGGGAACAAGCGAGGTCAAGGTCAATAAACAAACCATAAGCGTTGACCGGAAGTTGAAATATCATTCTTTCCGCATCGGTTGGATATTCTAA